In Arthrobacter sp. QXT-31, one genomic interval encodes:
- a CDS encoding YciI family protein, which produces MYVVSLTYKVAQEIVDQHLDAHVDWLKDAFDEGVFIAAGRKVPRTGGVLLSKADRNTLDESLAKDPFNVHGVADFDVMEFAANRTAPGFENLLD; this is translated from the coding sequence ATGTACGTAGTTTCCCTGACTTACAAAGTTGCCCAAGAGATTGTGGACCAGCACCTCGATGCCCACGTGGACTGGCTGAAGGATGCATTCGACGAAGGCGTCTTCATCGCCGCCGGCCGCAAGGTTCCGCGGACGGGCGGCGTGCTGCTTTCCAAGGCTGACCGGAACACACTCGATGAGTCGTTGGCCAAGGATCCCTTCAACGTGCATGGCGTTGCCGACTTCGACGTCATGGAATTTGCCGCCAACCGCACTGCACCGGGGTTCGAGAACCTGCTGGACTAG
- a CDS encoding MarR family winged helix-turn-helix transcriptional regulator, with amino-acid sequence MTEPRWLNANERRAWLALLSINTMLPASLDTQLHAAGKVSLFDYNVLAMLSEAEGRFLPMSELAARTSASLSRLSHVVTKLQNRGWVERRPHPGDARVTTAHLTEQGMATIVELAPGHVESVRSLFLDALSERDVADLARIGEKIVARLDSNHWILRERQQ; translated from the coding sequence ATGACCGAACCGCGCTGGCTCAACGCCAATGAACGCCGGGCATGGCTTGCCCTTCTCAGCATCAACACCATGCTGCCCGCGTCGCTCGATACCCAGCTGCATGCCGCCGGAAAGGTGTCGCTGTTCGACTACAACGTGCTGGCGATGCTCTCCGAAGCCGAAGGACGGTTCCTGCCGATGAGCGAGCTGGCCGCACGGACCAGCGCCTCCCTCTCCCGGCTGTCGCACGTGGTCACTAAACTCCAGAACCGCGGCTGGGTGGAACGCCGGCCGCATCCCGGCGACGCCCGCGTCACCACCGCACACCTCACCGAACAGGGCATGGCCACGATCGTGGAACTGGCACCGGGCCACGTCGAATCCGTCCGCTCGCTGTTCCTCGACGCCCTGAGTGAGCGTGATGTTGCTGACCTCGCCCGGATCGGCGAAAAGATCGTGGCCCGCTTGGACAGCAACCACTGGATTCTCCGCGAGCGGCAGCAGTAG
- a CDS encoding SGNH/GDSL hydrolase family protein produces MDFTARYVALGDSFTEGVGDDDPTRPNGVRGWADRVAEQLAAADPGFGYANLAIRGRKLRQILAEQVDAAIALNPTLVSLYAGANDILRPKIDIDDLLVDYEKAVEKLTATGATVVLFTGFDARGSKVFGTMRGRTAIYNELVRGIAGDHGALLVDYWRFNEYYDWGMWARDRMHMSAAGHANMAKRVLTVLEHEHSIEVPPMTPVPELSKAEALRANARWVREFAGPWVVRRVTGKSSGDNLKPRYAQLTRL; encoded by the coding sequence ATGGATTTCACGGCCCGGTACGTTGCCCTCGGAGATTCCTTCACGGAGGGCGTGGGCGACGACGACCCGACGCGGCCCAACGGTGTCCGCGGCTGGGCTGACCGCGTGGCGGAGCAGCTGGCTGCGGCCGACCCGGGCTTCGGCTACGCCAACCTGGCGATCCGTGGCCGCAAGCTGCGCCAGATCCTGGCCGAGCAGGTGGACGCCGCCATCGCTCTTAACCCAACGCTGGTGTCCCTCTATGCCGGCGCCAACGACATCCTCCGGCCCAAGATCGACATCGACGACCTGCTCGTGGACTACGAGAAGGCCGTTGAAAAGCTCACGGCGACCGGCGCCACGGTGGTGCTGTTCACCGGTTTCGACGCGCGGGGCTCCAAGGTCTTTGGCACGATGCGGGGCCGGACAGCCATCTACAACGAGCTGGTACGCGGGATCGCCGGTGACCACGGCGCCCTGCTGGTGGACTACTGGCGCTTCAACGAATACTACGACTGGGGCATGTGGGCCCGGGACCGGATGCACATGTCAGCAGCCGGCCACGCAAACATGGCCAAGCGCGTCCTGACGGTCCTCGAACACGAGCACTCCATCGAGGTTCCGCCCATGACTCCCGTCCCCGAACTCAGCAAGGCGGAGGCACTGCGGGCCAACGCCCGTTGGGTCCGGGAATTCGCCGGGCCATGGGTAGTCCGCCGGGTCACGGGCAAGTCCTCCGGTGACAACCTGAAGCCCAGGTACGCCCAGCTCACCCGGCTCTAG
- the rpmB gene encoding 50S ribosomal protein L28, translating into MAAHCQVTGAEPGFGHSISHSHRRNKRRFDPNIQKKRYWVPSLRRNVTLQVSAKGIKTIDVRGIDVVVADILARGVKL; encoded by the coding sequence ATGGCAGCACACTGCCAGGTGACCGGAGCCGAGCCGGGCTTTGGACACAGCATTTCGCACTCGCACCGCCGCAACAAGCGCCGGTTCGACCCGAACATTCAGAAGAAGCGCTACTGGGTTCCGTCCCTGCGCCGTAATGTCACTCTGCAGGTCTCTGCAAAGGGCATCAAGACCATCGACGTACGCGGCATCGACGTTGTCGTCGCCGACATCCTGGCACGAGGAGTGAAGCTCTAG
- the rpmG gene encoding 50S ribosomal protein L33: MAKDKDVRPIIKLKSTAGTGYTYVTRKNRRNDPDRLVLKKYDPKIRQHVEFREER; the protein is encoded by the coding sequence GTGGCAAAGGACAAGGACGTACGTCCGATCATCAAGCTCAAGTCGACCGCGGGCACGGGTTACACCTACGTAACCCGCAAGAACCGTCGTAACGATCCGGACCGCCTGGTCCTGAAGAAGTACGACCCCAAGATCCGCCAGCACGTCGAATTCCGAGAGGAGCGCTAA
- the rpsN gene encoding 30S ribosomal protein S14 produces MAKKSKIARNEQRKVIVERYAAKRLELKKTLVDPNATDEAREAARLGLQKLPRNASPIRLRNRDIIDGRPRGTFQKFGISRVRFRDMAHKGELPGITKSSW; encoded by the coding sequence ATGGCTAAGAAGTCCAAGATTGCTCGCAACGAGCAGCGCAAGGTCATCGTTGAGCGTTACGCTGCAAAGCGCCTCGAGCTGAAGAAGACCCTGGTTGACCCGAACGCGACTGACGAAGCACGCGAAGCTGCACGCCTCGGCCTGCAGAAGCTGCCCCGCAACGCCTCCCCGATCCGTCTGCGCAACCGCGACATCATCGACGGCCGTCCGCGCGGTACCTTCCAGAAGTTCGGTATTTCCCGTGTTCGCTTCCGCGACATGGCCCACAAGGGCGAGCTTCCGGGCATCACCAAGTCTTCCTGGTAA
- a CDS encoding IS1634 family transposase — MAFIRRVRTASGATAVQIAEYVRGRQRIVEHVGSAHTEAELGMLLQRARELLANPAQGVLDLGIEPTPPVKGLVTPVGDPGLFTVPDAAVSADRDGPGRVVGTDSRILSDALAGVFTALGFDGLDDEVFRDLVIARVVEPTSLLDAGRVLRDLGQPAASYATMKRTLGRAAAGKYRDRIATWCFQHASTSGDISLVLYDVTTLYFEAEKEDELRKVGYSKERCVDPQIVVDLLVDRGGFPLEIGCFEGNKAETSTMIPIIKQFQARHHLADMVVVADAGMLSAGNLRELDEANLRFIVGSRMTKAPTDLASHFRWHGDAFTDGQLIDTITPRTGHTKENNPDLRAEPVWDPATNPGSWRAVWAYSRKRAVRDATTLTAQENRAREVIEGQKAARTPRFVKTAGGKRCLDEASLTRARQLAGLKGYVTNIPANVMTATEVIGSYHDLWHVEQSFRMSKTDLRARPMFHRTRDAIEAHLTIVFTALAVSRTIQNRTGLAVANVIKQLRPLRSATIAINGTTQRFAPDINTEQQAILDAIQEPKFHALRK, encoded by the coding sequence GTGGCGTTCATCAGGAGGGTGCGGACGGCCTCGGGAGCGACGGCCGTGCAGATCGCCGAGTACGTCCGTGGCCGGCAGCGGATTGTGGAGCACGTCGGCTCGGCGCATACGGAGGCCGAACTCGGCATGCTGCTGCAGCGCGCCCGGGAACTGCTGGCCAACCCTGCCCAGGGCGTCCTCGATCTCGGTATCGAGCCAACGCCTCCGGTGAAAGGCCTCGTTACCCCGGTCGGCGATCCGGGTCTGTTCACCGTTCCTGACGCGGCGGTATCAGCCGATCGTGACGGTCCCGGACGTGTGGTCGGCACCGACTCCAGGATCCTGTCCGACGCGCTGGCCGGCGTGTTCACAGCGTTGGGGTTTGATGGGCTGGATGATGAGGTGTTCCGCGACCTGGTGATCGCCCGGGTCGTCGAACCGACATCGCTGCTGGACGCCGGCAGAGTTCTGCGGGACCTGGGCCAACCCGCGGCCAGCTACGCAACGATGAAGCGCACCCTCGGCCGCGCGGCTGCGGGCAAGTACCGGGACCGGATCGCGACCTGGTGCTTCCAGCACGCCAGCACCAGCGGCGACATCTCCCTGGTGCTCTACGACGTCACCACCCTCTACTTCGAGGCCGAAAAGGAAGACGAGCTGCGGAAGGTCGGGTACTCCAAGGAACGCTGCGTCGATCCCCAGATCGTCGTCGACCTGCTCGTGGACCGCGGCGGGTTCCCGCTGGAGATCGGCTGCTTCGAAGGCAACAAGGCCGAAACCTCGACCATGATCCCGATCATCAAGCAGTTCCAGGCCCGCCACCACCTGGCCGACATGGTCGTCGTGGCCGATGCCGGCATGCTCTCCGCGGGCAACCTGCGCGAACTCGACGAGGCGAACCTGCGGTTCATCGTCGGCTCCCGGATGACCAAGGCCCCCACCGACCTGGCCTCGCACTTCCGCTGGCACGGCGACGCGTTCACCGACGGGCAACTGATCGACACCATCACACCCAGAACCGGCCACACGAAGGAGAACAACCCCGACCTCCGTGCCGAACCCGTCTGGGACCCCGCCACGAATCCCGGCTCTTGGCGGGCGGTGTGGGCCTACTCCCGCAAGAGAGCGGTCCGCGACGCGACCACCCTCACGGCCCAGGAGAACCGGGCCCGCGAGGTCATCGAGGGACAGAAAGCGGCCCGGACCCCGCGCTTCGTCAAGACCGCCGGCGGCAAACGATGCCTCGACGAGGCATCACTGACACGAGCCCGGCAACTCGCCGGCCTGAAAGGCTACGTCACGAACATCCCCGCTAACGTCATGACGGCTACGGAAGTCATCGGTTCTTACCACGACCTCTGGCACGTCGAGCAGTCCTTCCGGATGAGCAAAACAGACCTCCGGGCCAGACCCATGTTCCACCGCACCCGCGACGCAATCGAGGCACACCTGACGATCGTGTTCACCGCGCTGGCCGTCTCCCGAACCATCCAGAACAGAACCGGACTGGCGGTTGCCAACGTCATTAAGCAACTCCGGCCGCTGCGCTCGGCGACCATCGCCATCAACGGCACCACTCAGAGGTTCGCCCCCGACATCAACACGGAACAGCAAGCCATCCTCGACGCGATCCAGGAGCCAAAATTTCACGCACTAAGGAAATGA